The Ignatzschineria rhizosphaerae genome contains a region encoding:
- a CDS encoding ABC transporter permease, whose protein sequence is MSEIIQYGPSLLEGFFITITLGVLSFFIAAGLGFGSALLSFSKHRSLRFVSKIYTTIIRGIPDIVLIFLLFFGLQELLNTITESIGLGTILLNPFISGIITIGLIFGAFISETFRGALMAVPKGQFESCIALGMSKAYFYRRIIFPQAMRFALPGLSNNWLVMLKTTALVSLIGLHDLVFIANNAGKATRLSFDFYLVTALGFLLLTSVSILIIKYLEHHYSTGYKDEVSL, encoded by the coding sequence TTGAGTGAGATAATTCAATATGGCCCCTCACTCCTTGAGGGGTTTTTCATTACTATTACCTTAGGTGTTCTATCCTTCTTTATTGCCGCAGGATTAGGATTTGGATCAGCGCTCTTATCATTTAGCAAACATCGCTCATTACGCTTTGTTTCTAAAATCTACACCACGATTATTCGTGGAATCCCTGATATCGTTTTAATCTTCCTGCTCTTTTTTGGCTTACAAGAACTCCTAAACACCATTACAGAATCTATTGGGCTTGGCACCATTTTATTAAATCCCTTTATTTCTGGAATTATTACGATTGGGCTAATCTTTGGCGCTTTTATTTCAGAGACCTTTCGTGGTGCATTAATGGCAGTTCCTAAAGGACAATTTGAGTCTTGTATCGCGCTTGGCATGTCAAAGGCATACTTTTATCGCCGAATTATCTTCCCGCAAGCGATGCGCTTTGCCTTACCTGGCCTTAGCAATAACTGGTTAGTCATGCTCAAAACAACAGCTTTAGTCTCTCTTATTGGGCTCCATGATCTTGTATTTATCGCTAATAATGCCGGTAAAGCCACAAGGCTCTCCTTTGATTTTTATCTAGTAACAGCGCTTGGCTTTCTACTTTTAACAAGCGTTTCTATCTTAATCATCAAATATCTAGAGCACCACTATAGTACGGGCTATAAAGATGAGGTGTCATTATGA
- a CDS encoding ABC transporter permease: MIESFYYTLLDLFPSDYLPDDFLPAVWLTIKLTAIASIAGLVLAIPLSIFALSKKAIIRLPIDAFSYFFRGTPLLVQIYLIYFGLGQFEAIRNSGWLWDNILTDAYKCVLIAFTLNTCAYTIEIFKGALKHTPKGEIEAGIAFGMSKFTLFRRVIFPSGFRRALPAYSNEVIFMLHGTAQASVLTLVDILGWARKVYSITYSPFIPFLIAALVYLVLTFCLVAIFRYCERRWLSHLQPTY; the protein is encoded by the coding sequence ATGATTGAATCATTTTATTACACCTTATTAGATCTATTTCCAAGTGATTATTTACCAGATGATTTTTTACCAGCCGTTTGGTTAACCATTAAACTTACGGCAATTGCTTCTATTGCTGGACTCGTTCTTGCTATCCCTCTATCTATTTTTGCGCTTTCCAAAAAAGCGATTATTCGCCTTCCGATTGATGCATTTAGCTATTTCTTTAGAGGGACACCGCTACTAGTTCAGATTTACCTTATCTACTTTGGATTAGGGCAATTTGAAGCCATTAGAAATAGTGGCTGGCTTTGGGATAACATCCTTACAGATGCTTATAAGTGTGTTTTAATCGCATTTACGCTAAATACCTGCGCTTATACCATTGAGATATTCAAAGGGGCACTAAAGCATACTCCTAAAGGTGAAATTGAGGCAGGAATTGCATTTGGAATGAGTAAATTTACGCTCTTTAGACGCGTTATTTTTCCATCAGGATTTAGACGCGCACTGCCAGCTTACAGTAATGAAGTTATTTTTATGCTTCATGGAACAGCGCAAGCATCCGTCCTAACGCTTGTTGATATTCTAGGTTGGGCAAGAAAAGTCTATAGTATTACCTACTCACCATTTATTCCTTTCTTAATTGCAGCACTTGTCTATCTTGTCTTAACTTTCTGCTTAGTTGCAATATTTCGTTACTGCGAAAGACGCTGGTTATCACATTTACAGCCCACCTATTAA
- the dnaG gene encoding DNA primase has translation MSKGKGFIPREFIDMLIARADIVSVINQRVPLKRAGSNYKACCPFHDEKTPSFTVSEPKQFYYCFGCNASGSVLDFLMNYERLEFVEAIEALAQIEGLEVPYESRSKQSEAAIKRQKNLLEVMSMAEAFYRQQLRISSDKERAVNYLQKRGITGDDAKKFGIGFAPEGWNGLLTELTKHDIPENELLEAGLLSESDNHRRYDRFRDRIMFPIRNRKGDTIGFGGRILDQGEPKYLNSPETPIFKKGEEVYGLYELRKYCRDYNEIIVVEGYMDVVMLSHYGIGNSVATLGTAIGHRQIELLLRYTSRIVFCFDGDRAGRGAAHKAMDESFSVLTAGKEVSFLFLPEGEDPDSYVQAHGKEAFQNLVKNAAPLSQFLFEAAESDVNMNSFEGRSQFLEIAGEKINSMRDIPLRDFLRAELGRRANLAESLLNRYVKEGRSTTSRRKVNFSSGQSLVERILILLLSKPALARDLQGLHFLLESEDRQQNLLYEVIAAIKDYQNLATAAQLIRHFEEEPWGQWLRNLAMQELIIDEELQEGELKDLMQQLAKGESPLKKVLAKLQNNEPLTEDELMLLRHS, from the coding sequence ATGAGTAAAGGTAAGGGGTTTATTCCGCGCGAATTTATCGATATGTTAATAGCAAGGGCGGATATTGTCAGTGTTATTAACCAACGTGTTCCGCTAAAGAGAGCAGGAAGTAACTATAAGGCTTGTTGTCCTTTTCATGATGAAAAAACACCTTCCTTTACGGTCAGTGAGCCAAAGCAGTTTTATTACTGTTTTGGCTGTAATGCAAGCGGTAGTGTGCTTGATTTTTTAATGAACTATGAGCGGCTTGAGTTTGTAGAGGCTATTGAGGCACTTGCGCAAATTGAAGGGTTAGAAGTTCCTTATGAAAGTCGCAGTAAGCAATCAGAAGCGGCTATTAAGCGTCAAAAGAATCTGCTTGAAGTGATGAGTATGGCAGAGGCTTTTTATCGTCAGCAATTGCGTATTTCTAGTGATAAAGAGCGTGCGGTTAATTATCTGCAAAAACGTGGTATTACCGGCGATGATGCTAAAAAGTTTGGAATTGGTTTTGCGCCAGAAGGCTGGAACGGGCTCTTAACGGAGCTGACAAAACATGATATTCCTGAAAATGAGCTATTAGAAGCAGGTTTACTGAGTGAGTCTGATAATCATCGGCGTTATGATCGATTTCGGGATCGTATTATGTTCCCAATTCGTAACCGTAAAGGTGATACGATTGGCTTTGGTGGGCGCATATTAGATCAAGGTGAGCCTAAATACTTAAACTCCCCAGAAACACCAATCTTTAAAAAAGGCGAGGAAGTTTATGGTCTTTATGAGCTTCGTAAATATTGCCGAGATTACAATGAAATTATTGTTGTAGAAGGCTATATGGATGTTGTAATGCTCTCGCATTATGGGATTGGAAATAGCGTTGCAACATTAGGGACGGCTATTGGTCATCGTCAAATTGAGTTACTACTTCGTTATACTTCACGGATTGTTTTCTGTTTTGATGGTGATAGGGCGGGTAGAGGCGCGGCGCATAAAGCGATGGATGAGTCTTTTTCTGTATTAACTGCAGGGAAAGAGGTCTCATTCTTATTTCTCCCAGAGGGAGAAGATCCTGATAGTTATGTTCAGGCGCATGGTAAAGAGGCTTTTCAAAATTTAGTTAAAAATGCTGCACCACTTTCACAATTCTTATTTGAAGCCGCTGAAAGTGACGTGAATATGAATTCTTTTGAAGGGCGTTCACAGTTTTTAGAAATTGCTGGTGAGAAAATTAATAGTATGCGAGATATTCCGCTACGTGATTTTCTGCGAGCAGAGCTTGGTCGTCGTGCAAATTTAGCAGAAAGTTTATTAAATCGTTATGTAAAAGAGGGGCGTAGCACGACTTCTCGCCGGAAAGTCAATTTTAGTAGTGGTCAATCACTGGTTGAACGCATTTTAATTTTATTATTAAGTAAGCCAGCTTTAGCAAGGGATCTGCAGGGACTTCATTTTTTATTAGAGAGCGAAGATCGTCAGCAAAATTTGCTTTATGAGGTGATTGCAGCTATTAAAGATTACCAAAATCTTGCAACGGCAGCGCAGTTAATACGTCATTTTGAGGAAGAACCCTGGGGGCAATGGCTTAGAAATCTTGCAATGCAAGAGTTAATCATTGATGAAGAGCTCCAAGAAGGGGAGCTAAAAGATTTGATGCAGCAACTTGCGAAAGGGGAATCTCCTTTAAAGAAAGTGCTGGCAAAACTACAAAATAATGAGCCATTAACGGAAGATGAGTTGATGTTGCTCCGTCATTCTTAG
- a CDS encoding GatB/YqeY domain-containing protein — translation MKATIQNDVKDAMRAKEREKVTTLRAILAEVQEAELQKRGEALVEADYLTILNRMVNQRRESIDQFKKADRHDLVEKEEEQLTYIMPYLPAQLSEAEVIAIVDAAIASLEVKDMSGMGKLMAAIRPELLGKADMSAVSAIVKSRLG, via the coding sequence ATGAAAGCAACAATTCAAAATGATGTAAAAGATGCAATGCGTGCTAAAGAGCGTGAGAAAGTCACAACTTTACGTGCAATCTTAGCTGAAGTGCAAGAAGCAGAATTACAGAAAAGAGGTGAGGCGCTTGTTGAAGCAGATTATCTGACGATTTTAAATCGTATGGTGAATCAGCGCCGTGAATCTATCGATCAATTTAAAAAAGCTGATCGTCATGATTTAGTGGAGAAAGAAGAAGAGCAATTAACATATATCATGCCATATCTTCCAGCGCAGCTTTCAGAAGCTGAGGTTATTGCGATTGTAGATGCTGCAATTGCAAGTCTAGAGGTAAAAGATATGAGTGGTATGGGCAAATTAATGGCGGCAATTCGCCCTGAGCTTTTAGGTAAAGCTGATATGTCAGCTGTGAGCGCAATTGTGAAGAGCCGTTTAGGTTAA
- a CDS encoding YdgA family protein: MKKRILALTLPLLFLGNVNAAPSIELFEQDYKAIAETVLDSSGLAIFKDRELKIEGITRSDNVADFEVNSKISFNEKENLQIKEIGEVVFTNYAENKGVATVISNSDYALHSQIDGVDSILMEVKGVATQSQIDRENQHFKFKSEFPTLEVSNPDTEKRGFIRIEGLVGEGDYGFKDDFSKIDSLKGTYKTGNVVVEVKDQESDVKINVEDLLLDTELNYDEKIQKSVFELNGLEVLSAHSGDEQKTKVNLDKISYRTGAELRDNAPTIFGEIDVKEIQVTPKGRDVVANFGDLSFDLFLTPLADNLFEQLTEAGINNFSSFDDSYKNAFALFKTYLVEDTAVEFHINGKLGEHEAKKFLSITPNSALIEKLATVDVTDDAALDQLFAGLGFFEFVNQYIAAIELDVTSPKAYIIEFGSNALLAAGEEETMDAARKAMQEAYQQMQLMAMMLSAEAPLIEFVADGLRVHIQYENGAWIVNGKPLDLEAIAGLLN, from the coding sequence ATGAAAAAAAGAATTCTTGCCTTAACTTTGCCACTCCTATTTTTAGGTAACGTAAACGCAGCACCCTCTATCGAATTATTTGAGCAAGATTATAAAGCAATTGCAGAAACAGTTTTAGATAGCTCAGGTTTAGCAATCTTCAAAGATCGTGAATTGAAGATAGAAGGCATTACACGTAGTGATAATGTTGCTGATTTTGAAGTCAATAGCAAAATTTCCTTTAATGAGAAGGAAAATCTTCAAATTAAAGAGATTGGTGAAGTTGTTTTCACTAACTACGCTGAGAATAAAGGCGTTGCGACAGTAATCTCTAATAGTGATTATGCTTTACATTCACAAATTGATGGCGTTGATTCTATTTTGATGGAAGTAAAAGGTGTGGCAACACAAAGCCAGATTGATCGTGAGAATCAGCATTTTAAATTTAAAAGTGAATTTCCAACATTAGAAGTGAGTAATCCTGATACTGAGAAGAGAGGTTTTATTCGTATTGAAGGGTTAGTAGGTGAGGGGGATTATGGTTTTAAGGATGATTTTTCTAAAATTGATTCCTTAAAAGGTACTTATAAAACCGGTAATGTCGTCGTAGAAGTGAAAGATCAAGAGAGTGATGTAAAGATTAATGTGGAAGATCTTCTGCTTGATACTGAATTAAACTATGATGAGAAAATCCAGAAATCTGTTTTTGAATTAAATGGGTTAGAAGTTTTAAGTGCGCATAGTGGTGATGAGCAAAAAACGAAGGTAAATCTTGATAAGATCTCTTATCGCACGGGAGCTGAGCTTAGAGATAATGCGCCAACGATCTTTGGAGAGATTGATGTTAAAGAGATTCAAGTAACACCAAAAGGTCGCGATGTTGTTGCAAATTTTGGGGATCTTTCATTTGATCTATTTTTAACGCCGTTAGCTGATAATTTATTTGAGCAGCTTACTGAGGCGGGAATTAATAATTTTAGTAGTTTTGATGATTCCTACAAAAATGCTTTTGCACTCTTTAAGACATATCTTGTAGAAGATACAGCAGTAGAATTTCATATTAATGGTAAGCTTGGTGAACATGAAGCGAAGAAATTCTTAAGTATTACTCCTAATTCAGCGCTTATTGAAAAGCTTGCAACAGTAGATGTTACTGATGATGCGGCATTAGATCAATTATTTGCAGGTTTAGGGTTTTTTGAGTTTGTAAATCAATATATTGCGGCAATCGAGTTAGATGTCACATCGCCAAAAGCTTATATCATTGAGTTTGGTAGTAATGCATTATTAGCAGCAGGTGAGGAAGAGACTATGGATGCAGCTCGTAAGGCAATGCAGGAAGCTTATCAGCAGATGCAGTTGATGGCGATGATGTTAAGCGCTGAAGCGCCATTAATAGAGTTTGTTGCTGATGGGCTTCGTGTTCATATACAATATGAAAATGGTGCTTGGATCGTCAATGGTAAGCCACTTGATCTTGAAGCAATTGCGGGTTTATTAAACTAG
- the dusA gene encoding tRNA dihydrouridine(20/20a) synthase DusA, translating to MQVEKFSVAPMLDWTDRHCRYFYRVMSHHALLYSEMVTTGAILYGDQDRHLYFEEKGPVALQLGGSDPTDLAKAAKIGESYGYSEINLNCGCPSDRVQKGRFGACLMEEPTLVADCYQAMSEATSLPVTIKTRIGIDDEDSYAFLAKFIDEISARGCDNFILHARKAWLSGLSPKENREIPPLNYERVFEIKKQYPALVIGINGGVQDLQEAKSLLQKVDSVMMGRSIYHHPYQMNDVDREIYNDNHEALTRFDVIMAMEGYITKHINQGGRLNHIARHMLGLFHEVPKSRLWRRYLSENMHKEGADFNVLLKAYQQMMGE from the coding sequence ATGCAGGTTGAAAAATTTTCTGTAGCGCCAATGCTAGATTGGACAGATCGCCATTGTCGTTATTTTTATAGAGTAATGAGTCATCATGCACTTTTGTATAGTGAAATGGTCACCACAGGGGCTATCTTATATGGTGATCAAGATCGGCATCTCTATTTTGAAGAGAAGGGGCCTGTTGCACTCCAATTAGGAGGCTCGGATCCGACTGATTTAGCAAAGGCTGCTAAAATTGGGGAATCTTATGGTTATAGTGAAATTAACTTAAACTGTGGTTGTCCATCTGATAGGGTGCAAAAAGGTCGATTTGGGGCGTGCTTGATGGAAGAGCCAACGCTTGTTGCTGATTGTTATCAGGCTATGAGTGAAGCGACCTCACTGCCTGTTACGATCAAAACCCGAATAGGCATTGATGATGAAGATAGTTATGCATTTCTTGCAAAATTTATTGATGAAATTTCAGCTAGGGGGTGTGATAATTTTATTTTACATGCCCGTAAAGCTTGGCTTTCTGGTTTATCTCCAAAAGAAAATCGTGAAATTCCGCCCCTTAATTATGAACGAGTTTTTGAAATTAAAAAGCAATATCCTGCGTTGGTGATAGGAATTAATGGGGGCGTTCAAGATCTGCAAGAAGCTAAATCATTATTGCAAAAGGTTGATAGTGTGATGATGGGGCGCTCTATCTATCATCATCCTTATCAAATGAACGATGTAGATCGAGAAATTTATAATGATAATCATGAAGCATTAACGCGGTTTGATGTCATTATGGCAATGGAAGGCTATATTACTAAGCATATCAATCAAGGTGGACGCTTAAATCATATTGCTCGCCATATGTTGGGGCTTTTTCATGAAGTACCCAAAAGTCGATTATGGCGCCGTTATTTAAGTGAGAATATGCATAAAGAAGGGGCTGATTTTAATGTTCTTTTAAAAGCGTATCAGCAGATGATGGGGGAATAG
- the rpoD gene encoding RNA polymerase sigma factor RpoD, which produces MSNQSDQKKQDQLKKEQIKKLIAYGKEQGYLTYAEVNDHLPKGMVDPEQIESIIAMIEDMGISVHEEAPDEDTLMLSESLDSDDAVEEAAEVLANIDDEEIGRTTDPVRMYMREMGTVDLLTREEEKQIAIRIEEGLHSSLNSLALYVPATYHLIDSYHAAVKEEGRLTDVVLGFIDPSFYLEDEEKEDEEVEVDDSANGPDPEILATKITELQAIVDKLNAIKEKEGATSKSDKIKEVRAGLREKFMEFQLAPKLQIEMYDKLRETIDRIRPLERKIMHICVAKAKMPRTEFLKVFPRNEANKEVFKDDVFNRKAKYVEPLKEFEKHIYEYQDRLAKIEGETDLTIYEIKEINRQISIGEAQARRAKREMIEANLRLVISIAKKYTNRGLQFLDLIQEGNIGLMKAVDKFEYRRGYKFSTYATWWIRQAITRSIADQARTIRIPVHMIETINKLNRISRQLLQEFGREATPEEIAEAMGETEERVRRVLKIAREPVSMETPVGDDEDSSLGDFIEDVYAVSPMESATDEGLNDATREVLDTLTAREAKVLRMRFGIDMNTDHTLEEVGKQFDVTRERIRQIEAKALRKLRHPNRSESLKSFLDVD; this is translated from the coding sequence ATGAGCAATCAGTCAGATCAAAAAAAACAAGATCAGCTTAAAAAAGAACAAATTAAAAAGCTTATCGCTTATGGTAAAGAGCAAGGATATCTTACCTATGCTGAGGTAAATGACCATCTTCCAAAAGGAATGGTTGATCCAGAGCAAATCGAAAGTATCATTGCGATGATTGAAGATATGGGAATCTCGGTCCATGAAGAGGCGCCTGATGAAGATACTTTAATGTTAAGCGAGTCTTTAGATAGTGATGATGCTGTTGAAGAAGCGGCTGAAGTATTAGCGAATATCGATGATGAAGAGATCGGACGCACAACAGACCCTGTTCGTATGTATATGCGTGAGATGGGAACTGTTGATCTTTTAACGCGTGAAGAAGAGAAGCAGATCGCAATTAGAATTGAGGAAGGTCTTCATTCTTCATTAAATTCATTAGCTCTCTATGTTCCTGCAACTTATCATTTAATCGATTCTTACCATGCAGCAGTAAAAGAGGAAGGTCGATTAACAGATGTTGTACTTGGCTTTATTGATCCAAGTTTCTATCTTGAAGATGAAGAGAAGGAAGATGAGGAAGTTGAGGTTGATGACAGCGCTAATGGGCCTGATCCAGAAATTTTAGCAACCAAAATTACTGAGTTACAAGCGATTGTAGATAAGCTTAATGCCATCAAAGAGAAAGAGGGCGCAACCAGTAAATCAGATAAAATCAAGGAAGTTCGTGCCGGTCTTCGTGAGAAGTTCATGGAATTCCAATTAGCGCCAAAACTGCAAATTGAGATGTATGATAAGTTGCGCGAGACGATTGATCGTATTCGTCCACTTGAGCGTAAAATTATGCATATCTGTGTGGCTAAAGCTAAAATGCCGCGTACAGAATTCTTAAAAGTTTTCCCAAGAAATGAAGCGAATAAAGAAGTCTTTAAAGATGATGTTTTCAATCGTAAAGCAAAATATGTAGAACCTCTTAAAGAGTTTGAAAAACATATTTATGAGTATCAAGATCGCTTAGCAAAAATTGAAGGGGAAACTGATTTAACGATTTATGAGATTAAAGAGATTAATCGTCAAATCTCAATTGGTGAGGCGCAAGCGCGCCGTGCAAAACGTGAGATGATTGAGGCGAACTTAAGACTTGTAATCTCTATTGCCAAAAAATATACCAATCGTGGATTGCAATTCTTGGATCTGATCCAAGAAGGAAATATCGGTTTGATGAAAGCGGTTGATAAATTTGAATATCGCCGTGGTTATAAGTTCTCAACTTATGCAACATGGTGGATTCGTCAGGCTATCACTCGTTCTATTGCAGATCAGGCGCGTACAATTCGTATCCCTGTTCATATGATTGAGACGATTAATAAGTTAAATCGTATTTCTCGTCAATTGTTGCAAGAGTTTGGACGTGAAGCAACACCGGAAGAGATTGCTGAAGCGATGGGTGAAACAGAAGAGCGAGTACGTCGCGTGCTCAAGATTGCTCGTGAACCTGTCTCTATGGAGACACCGGTAGGGGATGATGAGGACTCAAGTTTAGGCGACTTTATCGAAGACGTCTATGCAGTTTCTCCTATGGAGTCAGCAACAGATGAAGGTCTTAACGATGCAACTCGTGAAGTGTTAGATACATTAACGGCAAGAGAGGCAAAAGTTCTTCGTATGCGTTTTGGTATTGATATGAATACCGATCACACATTAGAAGAGGTTGGTAAGCAGTTTGATGTTACGCGTGAGCGTATTCGTCAGATTGAGGCGAAAGCATTACGTAAGCTTCGTCATCCTAATCGTTCAGAGAGCTTAAAAAGCTTCTTAGATGTTGATTAA
- a CDS encoding sigma-70 family RNA polymerase sigma factor: MKDKIEVIKSGKEATNKNLVVDEMLHDADFEAGSDIENDEFNNILKSSQNSYSGHENILYRYYSDVGKHPLLTAEEEREYGLAAREGDMNAWRKLFKGNLRLVIMIAQRYQNQGVELHDLISEGNLGIMHAISKFEPERGFRFSTYAVWWIRHYLSNAIMNDGRTIRIPIHINKAIARMLAVKKELSQKLHRDPTISEIAIEMNLGVTEVMDLMANHESTLSLDAAISRDQDGEADFYNIVSDEVASDAIEVLMGSEEYTILESTLSLLEPQSRSVIEYRFGINGRQKKTLERTGELLGLTRDQVRYSQARALEMLKEIFEQKGIEITDILN; encoded by the coding sequence ATGAAAGATAAGATAGAAGTGATCAAAAGTGGTAAAGAGGCGACAAATAAAAATCTAGTAGTAGATGAAATGCTTCATGATGCTGATTTTGAAGCGGGGAGTGATATTGAAAATGACGAGTTTAATAATATTTTGAAAAGTAGTCAAAATAGCTACTCAGGGCATGAAAATATCCTTTATCGTTACTATTCTGATGTTGGCAAACATCCATTATTGACGGCAGAAGAAGAGCGGGAATATGGCCTTGCTGCTCGAGAGGGGGATATGAATGCCTGGCGTAAGCTTTTTAAAGGGAATTTAAGGCTTGTCATTATGATTGCTCAACGATATCAAAACCAAGGTGTAGAGCTTCATGATCTTATTTCTGAAGGGAATTTAGGGATTATGCATGCGATTAGTAAATTTGAACCAGAAAGAGGTTTTCGCTTTTCAACCTACGCAGTTTGGTGGATTCGGCACTATTTGAGCAATGCGATTATGAATGATGGGAGAACAATTAGAATCCCTATTCATATCAATAAAGCGATTGCGCGTATGCTAGCCGTAAAAAAAGAGTTGTCACAAAAATTACATCGAGACCCAACGATCAGTGAGATTGCTATAGAGATGAATTTAGGGGTGACAGAGGTGATGGACTTGATGGCAAATCATGAGTCAACACTCTCTTTAGATGCCGCAATTAGTCGAGATCAAGATGGTGAGGCTGACTTTTATAATATTGTGTCAGATGAGGTTGCAAGTGATGCCATAGAGGTCTTAATGGGGAGTGAAGAATATACCATTTTAGAATCAACCCTCTCACTCCTAGAGCCGCAATCAAGAAGTGTGATTGAATATCGATTTGGAATTAATGGTAGGCAGAAAAAAACCTTAGAGAGAACAGGAGAGCTGTTAGGCTTAACAAGAGATCAAGTCCGTTACTCTCAAGCAAGAGCATTAGAGATGTTAAAGGAAATTTTTGAACAAAAAGGGATAGAGATAACGGATATTTTAAATTAA
- a CDS encoding MalY/PatB family protein — translation MSNFKKIYDFDEVINRRNNNSDKWTAYPKDVLPMWIADMDFQAADEIIEGLTAMSQKGVYGYGKARPDRLLEAVIYRLQRLYGWTVSKESIVLLPSLVTGFNVAANVALRRNSNANYLFSTPAYPPFFAIESNIGMKGIAVPLRETVEGNRLYYDIDFELMEEMVTADSAILMLCNPQNPSGRIFTREELKAIEAFALKHDLIVLSDEIHAELNWEGEHIPYATLSDSAKEHAITLISASKTFNLPGLSGGFAIIENAALRAEYEKAMMGFVPRMNVYAIKGAELAFDYGDEWLAQLKPYLIANRDYIVTELSKIEGLKLVNPEATFLLWLDFGDTSLGNNAHKALLNAGLGLNDGRAFGVTGNYVRLNFGAPRVYLEKAVKLIELALEEAKP, via the coding sequence ATGAGTAACTTTAAAAAGATTTATGATTTTGATGAAGTGATTAACCGCAGAAACAATAATTCAGATAAATGGACGGCATATCCTAAAGATGTATTGCCAATGTGGATTGCGGATATGGATTTTCAAGCAGCTGATGAGATCATTGAAGGGTTAACGGCAATGTCTCAAAAAGGGGTTTATGGTTATGGGAAAGCACGGCCTGATCGTTTGCTTGAAGCCGTTATCTATCGTTTACAACGATTATATGGTTGGACCGTCTCTAAAGAGAGCATTGTACTCTTACCAAGCCTTGTTACAGGGTTTAATGTGGCAGCAAATGTTGCATTAAGACGCAATAGTAATGCCAATTATCTCTTTTCTACACCGGCATATCCGCCATTTTTTGCAATTGAAAGTAATATTGGTATGAAAGGAATTGCGGTTCCTTTAAGAGAGACCGTGGAAGGAAATCGCCTCTATTATGATATTGACTTTGAGTTGATGGAAGAGATGGTTACAGCGGATTCTGCAATTTTAATGCTCTGTAACCCCCAAAACCCTTCAGGAAGAATTTTTACGAGAGAAGAGTTAAAGGCGATTGAAGCATTTGCTTTAAAGCATGATTTAATTGTTCTTTCTGATGAGATTCATGCAGAGCTTAATTGGGAAGGGGAGCATATTCCTTATGCGACTTTATCTGATAGCGCTAAAGAGCATGCAATAACATTAATTTCAGCGAGTAAAACATTTAACTTGCCGGGATTAAGTGGTGGCTTTGCCATTATTGAAAATGCAGCGCTTCGAGCAGAGTACGAAAAAGCGATGATGGGCTTTGTCCCAAGAATGAATGTCTATGCGATTAAAGGTGCTGAACTTGCTTTTGATTATGGTGATGAGTGGTTAGCGCAGCTAAAACCTTATTTAATTGCTAATAGAGATTATATTGTTACGGAACTTTCTAAAATTGAAGGTTTAAAACTCGTCAATCCCGAAGCAACCTTTTTGCTTTGGTTAGATTTTGGGGATACCTCATTAGGTAATAATGCCCATAAAGCTTTATTAAATGCCGGCTTAGGTCTCAATGATGGTCGAGCGTTTGGCGTGACAGGGAACTATGTGCGTTTAAACTTTGGTGCACCAAGAGTCTATTTAGAAAAAGCCGTGAAGTTAATAGAGTTAGCATTAGAAGAGGCAAAACCTTAA